The genomic region AATCTCTTCGCCCGCCGCCAGCTGATGAACGCGAGCTTCAACAGGTGGCACCTCGTGAACGCCTACGGCGCGTTCGGCTCCGTGACGAAGGAGCGCTACGAGGTGGTGATCGAGGCGACGGACACGACGGATGCTCTCACGGCGGTGTGGCGCGAGTACGAGTTCAAGGGCAAACCGGGAGACCCTCACCGCCTGCCACGTCAATACGCCCCATATCACCTGCGGCTCGACTGGCTGATGTGGTTCCTCGCGCTCGGCTCCCGCAACGAGGACTGGTTCTACCGTCTGCTCCAGCGTCTGCTCGAGGCCGACCCGGCGACCCTGAGGATGCTCCGCTCCGCCCCGTTCGGCAGCGAGCGTCCAGCGATGGTGCGGGCGTCGCTCTACCTCTACCGGTTCTCGAGCTGGGAGCAGTTGCGCCACGACCACGTGTGGTGGGTGCGCGAGCACGTCACGGAGCTCGTGCCGCCGGTGACGCTGACGGGACCGCCAGAGTGACGGCGTCCCATGCGGACCGCAGCGACTGCAGAACCGGTCGTCCCCGGTGCCGTCGACGCATGCACGAAGCCCGGTTCTCCTGCAAGAAGAGAACCGGGCTTCTGATGTGACCCCAGCGGGATTTGAACCCGCGTTACCGCCGTGAGAGGGGGTTCGGCTCCCCCGGAACTGCGTGCCGGACCCCGTTCTGCCCTGTGTTTACAGGGGTTCCGCGTGCGTGGAGTGCGTCAGGGAACGTCTCGTCGTCAGCGTTCGTTGCCAGAATGTTGCCACGTTTCCGCCCCTGCGGAGGCGGGTAATCCTGGTGCCTCGGGTCGCTTGTCGAGTGTGACGAGAAGCCCGCGCCTGACCCGCTCTCCCAGCTTGCGGGGTCGCGCCGGATGCCGCAACACCGCTCGCTCTGCTCGGATGTTGCACCCTCCGTCCCGACCCCGCCAACAGCAGGGAGCGGGTCCGGGGCGGGAGCAGACCGGCAAGGTAGAATGAGGAACGACGAAGCAGAGGTGATCCCATGAGCGTGACGATTCCGAGCGCGATCCCGGCCGAGTCTCTGCGCGCCTGGTACGACGACGAGCCCCGCGTGAGCGACGTGGCCCTCTACGACATGACCGCCCAGGGCGCGACCACCCTGGCCTCCGTGCTGATCGAGCGGCAGCTCGCCACGGCCGACGAGCGCGAGCGCGAGTATTGGGCCGCACGGGTGCGCCTGGTGAATCAGCAGCGCACGGCGCTGGATCCGGACGACCGGCTCGGGCTGATCGCCCAGCAGCAGGCGTGGCTCGATGAGATCGACGCCCTGACCGGCCAGGCGAGCCGCCGGATCGCGTGAGCGAACCCGGCGCGCCCGACGAGGCGCGGCTGCGGCAGGTGTTCGAAGCCGCGGTGCGGCAGGCGATCTTCCCACCGGTTCCGGCTGGCGACCGGCTCCTGGTGCTGCTCGGCGGCCAGCCCGCCGCGGGCAAGACGAGAGCGCAGGCGGCGATCCTCGCGGAGCACCCCGAGCTGGTGTCGATAACCGGGGACGATCTGCGCGCCTACTACCCCGGCTACCGCGAGCTGGCGGTGGACGACCCGCTGGGGATGCCGGCCGCGACCGCGCCGACTTCGAGCGGGCTGATCCGGCTCGCCCTGGATCATGCGATCGAGCACGGCTACCCGGTGCTGCTGGAGGGCACCTTCCGCGACCCGGCGATGGTCACCGGCACCGCGGCCCGGTTCGCGGAGGCCGGCTACCGTGTTGAGGTCGTCGCCGTCGCAACCCCCGCCGCGGTGTCGCGGCTGGCGGCCGAGGAGCGGTTCCTGCGCGCCCGGCGCGGCGAGGTCGGTCGCTGGACCCCGCCCGAGGCGCACGAGACGGCGCTGGCCGGCTCCCCCGAGGTCGTGGCCGCGCTGGAGGCGCTGCCCGCCGCCGCCCGTATCCAGGTCTACGCCCGCGACCGTCGCCTCTACGACAACCACCGCACCCAGGCCGGCGCGTGGGAGCAGGAGCCCAGCGCGGCCGACGTGCTGCGCGGAGAGCAGACCCGACAGCTCACCCCGGCCGAGGCGGTCGGCTGGCTCGCGGACTACGGCGCGGTGTTCGGCGCCGCCCTTGCCCGGCGCGGCTACCTCAGCCCGAGGACCGCGCCGGCCTACCGGCGGCTGCAAGACGACGCCGCCCGGATGATCGAGCTGGCGAGGGACGAGCCGAGCGCCGACGTGCGG from Humibacter ginsenosidimutans harbors:
- a CDS encoding zeta toxin family protein; the encoded protein is MSEPGAPDEARLRQVFEAAVRQAIFPPVPAGDRLLVLLGGQPAAGKTRAQAAILAEHPELVSITGDDLRAYYPGYRELAVDDPLGMPAATAPTSSGLIRLALDHAIEHGYPVLLEGTFRDPAMVTGTAARFAEAGYRVEVVAVATPAAVSRLAAEERFLRARRGEVGRWTPPEAHETALAGSPEVVAALEALPAAARIQVYARDRRLYDNHRTQAGAWEQEPSAADVLRGEQTRQLTPAEAVGWLADYGAVFGAALARRGYLSPRTAPAYRRLQDDAARMIELARDEPSADVRALEEQQTHRRLALKVSVPEPPGIVGRIGQTLRRSLPPYRPAPSRDVPGHEPPSIGR